The segment AACAACCATGCATATTTTTACCTGTGATGCTGCAGTAGCCTCTTCGACCTTCTTGTCGTCCCTGATCCTCAAGAAACGAGGGAAACGAAGGGAAATTCCTTTTTCTGGATCAACCTgtccaacaattaaattattgaactgTTCTACATGAGAGTTTAGAGAGCTTACAATGCCAATCGCTGCTTTGTGGATCGGCGAGAGCGAAAGGTCGGCGCACTTTACTTCCCAAACTTGAACTGCATCAAACCAGTGATCAGGTTCAAGCGAGGGATCGTATCGGTAATAGGGCCGGGCACCCCCAGAGAGAATgtgttctttgaaaaattcggaATGCTTATGCAAATCTTCGTCGCTGAAGCCAGTTCCAATCTAGACAATAGATATAAAACATTCATCCAGAGAGTTAAAAGTCAGTAAGTTACTTTGCAAATGGACTGATACTCCTCAGCCTCAGGGTCGTAGCAACCAAGCAAAAATCCTCCGTACACGCCAGTCCTCTTGCCACGACCCAAATAGCCACCCAACACAACCAAGTCCAGGGTGTCGCCAACGCCATCCAGGTAATCCTTCTTCAGTTTGAGCCAGTTGCGAGAGCGTTTAGCAATTTCGTAAGTGGCTTCTTCCTCTAGGGTCTTTACCATCAAGCCCTCGCAATTACCTATAGgatttaattagcaaaaatgttGCACCCACCACAAAGGAATACCTTTGATGGACAGCTCGAGGTATGCTTGAACTTCCTCCAATGAGTCAGTGTCCAGGCCGTCAGCAAGCTTCAGTTGCCCTGGCACTTCTTTGATAATCTGaacaaaatagaaattattacGCTGTTGCTACGAGAAATTTCTCAATTACCTCTTTTAGCTTGTTTCTTCTTTCATTCAGTGGGGATCGAACTAACGGCTCGCCGTTAATATAAAGCAAGTCGAAAACAAACAAGCACACTTGAATCTTAATTTCAGACTCATTCGcatcctgaaaaaaaattatttagtaaatttccgaagtgaaatttgatttttataccTTCTTCTTGCGAGTTGATAAGACTTGGAAAGGCAGAATCTTCTCCGATTCTCTGTCCCACGCGACCGCCTCACAGTCCAAGATACAGTCTTCGACATAAGATTCGATTTGCGAGCCAATTCTGGACACAAGGTCGGGGTATTTGCTAGTATTGTCCTCTTGGTTTCGACTAAAAATCCTGACCGTTTTGCCTTTGTCACTTATGTGGACCTGTCAAcaccttttttttattaacaagcTTATAACCATCAATTATACTGACTAACCTGAGCTCTTTCACCATCGTATTTGAATTCGCAAGTGAACTTGCGGCCGTCGAAGCGAGCCAAAACGTCAGCCACGCCCTTGGTTGGCTGGGCCAACATTGGTCGGAGAGGGATGCCAGGTGAAATCTGACACTTCTCAGGTAGTTTTTTCAAGCCATGCTCCAGCATGATGGGGATGATTTTTTCATACACAGGGCATTCgctattttcaaacaaaaattatgtttccgTCTGAGCTGAGGTCGCCAACCAAATTACCAATAAGTAGTTTTCAGGATTAGCGCATGTTCATCAAGCTTTGATTTGAAACTTTCAGCAGAAATACCCTGGGAAGCATTCAGCACAGCTGGCGGATATTCTTTCTGCTCTGGGGGAGTCGTCACACAAGCAAGAGCAAGCGCCTataacacaaaaatatattattataaatataataaaataaaattgtttttttatggGAAAATAGATCTGAATGGAAGTTTCCATCCCATTAAGATTAAATTCAACTAAGCAGATTATAGTGTAAAAACACACTTACCTGGAGAACAGTTTGTTCAGCTAACCCAATTCGGAGTTTTCCACTCAGTGAGCGCAGCAGATAACGAGCCTCAATGGGTTGGCATGCGTTGTACATGGCAGACACCTTTTCCAGTTTCCTGGTCATtgacttaacaaaaatatctcataaatttcaaaccttTAAGGTTAAATATGATTCTTACATCTCTGCCTTTCATGGCGGCAATTTCTTTAAGCTGGCTGAAAACTTTAGGCACATTCAAAGGAGGTGGTTTGAAGAGTTTGGTTTGTCGTCCGCACGAGTTTTGAGCAACAATGCCGAGGTCGCCAGTGCTGTCAAGCTCCTCCAAAACCTGCTTGTCGCTGCGTCCCGAGCTCTGCGAAACTGCTTTCATCAGAGACTTCTCTGCCAAGCCCAGCTCTAGTCCTTCGAAAGCAGGAGCGAGTTTGTTGAGGCACAGGTAGACGCACTGAATTAGATTTTCAGGACTCATAACAATCACCGAGCGGTAGAAGTTGGAGAGGATCTCTGTAATCTTGAGACGCGCACTTGTGTTTTCAATTGCTTCCAGAGTGCGGGCGAGTGCCAGATATGGGACCCTGAGCATAGagacacaatatttttatgaaagatttaaaaattggaataaattattaatcggTCAAGGCAAA is part of the Cloeon dipterum chromosome 1, ieCloDipt1.1, whole genome shotgun sequence genome and harbors:
- the DNAlig1 gene encoding DNA ligase 1, with amino-acid sequence MSQRSITSFFSVQKKKVEEEKNDTETTKVDNEPKSKQRTKSPLSTTPVKKGKKSACVDDGSPIGKKRKQTKKLVLSSDEDDYENITPKSSKSGGSEESSGNSASSSSEEEAVKVLSTGRKKRVKGATALKELEAKRAAKRARVDNGPAPEKPAKKEENSEEKVKEECSEVAEEKGESSEVSVGKAGASEVAVEKEEAMEVEEPEMKNEAVEDKKGESKETAAVDPDDSETKEVLETSDFSDTEKETVDINPPSKKTNAKKPAAKGKKGKSAAKKKSPVAEKKKNTAPVVAPAKKTMSNFFGRKEESKDSPSDDNKSTLVKPSGSSNSAEYNPLASKYHPIDNASWQKGKPVPYLALARTLEAIENTSARLKITEILSNFYRSVIVMSPENLIQCVYLCLNKLAPAFEGLELGLAEKSLMKAVSQSSGRSDKQVLEELDSTGDLGIVAQNSCGRQTKLFKPPPLNVPKVFSQLKEIAAMKGRDSMTRKLEKVSAMYNACQPIEARYLLRSLSGKLRIGLAEQTVLQALALACVTTPPEQKEYPPAVLNASQGISAESFKSKLDEHALILKTTYCECPVYEKIIPIMLEHGLKKLPEKCQISPGIPLRPMLAQPTKGVADVLARFDGRKFTCEFKYDGERAQVHISDKGKTVRIFSRNQEDNTSKYPDLVSRIGSQIESYVEDCILDCEAVAWDRESEKILPFQVLSTRKKKDANESEIKIQVCLFVFDLLYINGEPLVRSPLNERRNKLKEIIKEVPGQLKLADGLDTDSLEEVQAYLELSIKGNCEGLMVKTLEEEATYEIAKRSRNWLKLKKDYLDGVGDTLDLVVLGGYLGRGKRTGVYGGFLLGCYDPEAEEYQSICKIGTGFSDEDLHKHSEFFKEHILSGGARPYYRYDPSLEPDHWFDAVQVWEVKCADLSLSPIHKAAIGIVDPEKGISLRFPRFLRIRDDKKVEEATAASQVAEFYQNQEQVKNQADNNKPMNEEDFY